Sequence from the Pseudomonadota bacterium genome:
CACGCCGGCCATGGCGGTGATGGCGAGGGCCCAGCCGAAGCCAGAGGCCAGGCCGTAGGTGACGGACTCGGCGAAGTTGTAGTCGCGCTCCACCATGAACAGGGAGCCGCCGAGGATGGCGCAGTTCACGGTGATCAGCGGCAGGAACACGCCGAGGGCGTTGTAGAGGGGCGGGAAGTACTTATCCAGCACCATCTCCAGGATCTGCACCAGGGCGGCGATGACGCCGATGTAGGAGATGAGCCCCAGGAACGTGAGGTCCACCTCGGAGAAGCCGGCCCACGCCAGGGCGCCTGGGGCTAACAGGTGATTCAGGATCAGGTTGTTGGCGGGCACGGTGATCGCCTGCACGATCATCACCGAGATGCCGAGGCCGATGGCGGTGGAGATCTTCTTCGACACGGCGATGAAGGTG
This genomic interval carries:
- the nqrE gene encoding NADH:ubiquinone reductase (Na(+)-transporting) subunit E, which translates into the protein MEDLLSLAVKAIFVENMALSFFLGMCTFIAVSKKISTAIGLGISVMIVQAITVPANNLILNHLLAPGALAWAGFSEVDLTFLGLISYIGVIAALVQILEMVLDKYFPPLYNALGVFLPLITVNCAILGGSLFMVERDYNFAESVTYGLASGFGWALAITAMAGVREKLKYSDVPDGLQGLGITFISAGLMALAFMSFSGVKL